Proteins encoded by one window of Gouania willdenowi chromosome 4, fGouWil2.1, whole genome shotgun sequence:
- the s1pr3a gene encoding sphingosine 1-phosphate receptor 3a, producing the protein MGNIFEEGMNTIIVSHYNHSGKWDRPRSGSVCKMALLLCISVLIVLENLMVLLALWRNKRFHSRMYLLIGNLALSDLLAGVAYVVNIFTSGSNTFFLTPIQWLAREGSMFLALSASTFSLLAIGIERHMTMVRLRPCETAGRGRLLALLAACWFVSVLISALPSLGWNCIDNLASCSTVLPLYAKSYIAFCISIFSALLVAIIILYIRIYRLVTSSGRRVSSRPSDCSLALLRTVVIVLGVFVVCWAPLFLLLLLDVCCIPDRCPVLFQVEWFIALAVLNSALNPLIYTLSSREMRAAFIRLLCCCQASMEPTGTAVVGNPHLGTIIPTAENSKSSFGGGGGGSGGGKSTLSRGKVPTPVNSDQKHKDPTGITVAHSTGPADLLSAVLGKAGALPSLGKF; encoded by the coding sequence ATGGGGAACATCTTTGAAGAGGGAATGAACACCATCATCGTCAGCCACTACAACCACTCAGGGAAATGGGACCGGCCTCGCAGCGGCAGTGTGTGTAAAATGGCTCTGCTGCTCTGCATCTCTGTGCTGATCGTCCTGGAGAACCTCATGGTCCTTCTCGCTCTGTGGAGGAACAAACGCTTCCACAGCCGCATGTACCTCCTCATTGGGAACCTGGCGCTGTCTGACCTGCTGGCTGGCGTGGCCTACGTGGTGAACATCTTCACCTCGGGGAGTAACACCTTCTTCCTGACGCCCATCCAGTGGCTGGCCAGAGAGGGGAGCATGTTTCTGGCTCTGAGCGCCTCCACCTTCAGCCTTCTGGCCATTGGCATTGAGAGACACATGACCATGGTACGCCTGCGTCCCTGTGAGACCGCGGGTCGAGGGAGGCTTCTGGCACTACTGGCTGCTTGCTGGTTTGTGTCTGTGCTAATCAGCGCTCTGCCCAGTCTGGGCTGGAATTGCATAGACAACCTGGCATCCTGCTCTACAGTCCTGCCTCTTTACGCTAAGAGCTACATCGCCTTCTGCATCAGTATTTTTAGTGCTCTTCTGGTGGCCATCATCATCCTCTACATCAGGATCTACCGCCTGGTGACCTCCAGTGGACGCAGGGTCAGCAGCCGGCCCTCGGACTGCTCCCTGGCTCTGCTGAGGACAGTGGTTATAGTTCTGGgggtgtttgttgtgtgttgggCTCCTTTGTTCCTCCTGCTATTGCTGGATGTGTGCTGTATCCCTGATAGGTGCCCTGTTCTCTTCCAGGTGGAGTGGTTCATTGCCCTGGCTGTGCTTAACTCAGCCCTGAACCCTCTGATATACACACTATCCAGCAGGGAGATGAGAGCCGCCTTCATTAGACTGCTTTGCTGCTGTCAGGCCAGCATGGAGCCAACGGGGACTGCCGTGGTGGGAAACCCCCACCTGGGCACCATCATCCCCACCGCAGAGAACAGCAAGTCCAGCTTTGGTGGCggagggggaggaagtggaggggGGAAGTCTACCCTGAGCAGAGGGAAGGTTCCCACACCTGTGAACTCTGATCAGAAACACAAAGATCCCACTGGTATCACAGTGGCTCACTCTACTGGGCCTGCAGATCTGCTCTCTGCTGTACTGGGAAAGGCAGGCGCTCTGCCATCGCTGGGAAAGTTCTGa